In the Gorilla gorilla gorilla isolate KB3781 chromosome 1, NHGRI_mGorGor1-v2.1_pri, whole genome shotgun sequence genome, TTCCCAAACAGTCGTTTTCTGTGTGCCTATGTCAACCCACTGGGATTTTACAACAGATAATGATAACAGGAATAGCTTGTGAGATAGCCCTGGGTATCTGAACTTGTGACTGCCTTTCTTGAAGATgttattttcatagaaataacATGCTTGGTTGTTTACTACAGagatattttctttggaaaaattataTGAGAAAACACAAGAGTTCCCAGGGACAATGAAGTAATTCGCTGAAGTGGAAGTGAGAAGCCAGGGAGTCTTGAAAAGGGAATTAagagtttaaataatttcttgGAGATTGGAGAAATAATATGCCATGGTATTACATAAGCTTTGGCTTCTCTCTCTGGAGGATTCCCTTCCCGTGAAAACTGTCATATAATTTCTTTCAGATTCTGAGACTCCAGCAGGATGTCTTATCAACAGCAGCAGTGCAAGCAGCCCTGCCCGCCACCTCCTGTGTGCCCCACGCCAAAGTGCCCAGAGCCATGTCCACCCCCGAAGTGCCCTGAGCCCTGCCCACCATCAAAGTGTCCACAGTCCTGCCCACCTCAGCAGTGCCAGCAGAAATGTCCTCCTGTgacaccttccccaccctgccagcCAAAGTGTCCACCCAAGCGCAAGTAACAGCTTCAGGATTCATCAGGAGCATGAAAGGATAAGGATAATTGGCTCACCTCTTTCCACAGCTCCACCTGCATCTTCTCATCAAAGCCTACCATGGATACACAGGGAGCTTCTTTCCTCTTAGCCTGTGATCTGCCTGTGGTGATCTCTGATAGcaaaaggttttctttttgagGCTGCCATACTGCCACTGTCCAGGTGGAGACTGAGCAAAGGAAGTCCTCGGCTGTGCCAGCTCCCAGAGCTTCAGAAGAAAGAGCAGCTCTCTCCCTGGGAACCATTAGAGAATTCTGTTGATgttttctgtgtctgtctgtccccCGGGCATGAGCTTCTACCACCTGTGCAATTGTCACTTTTCTTTCACTCCCTGAATAAAGaatctatgcatatatatttgtgaatggatcttttgtttcttttcaaatatgCTTTATTAGCAATATTTTATAATCACTTGGGTATATTTCCACTTTTCTTTCATCCACAGACAGGATCTCACAATTTGGGACATATCAAagattatttctgtattttttaatttttattttccttaattagTGTTTGATTGATTTGAGGAACATATTATTCAACTTCTCTGAATGTCAATCTCTTTACTGCAAAGTGAGCAAAATAACATTTACTTAACAAACTTGTCTAAGGCATAAAATTGAATTACTATCTGAAATTTTATTGGCGCAATGCCTAACACATAATTAGCTGTCATTTGATAGAGGTTTATTCGCAGCAACATATCATCATTGTTTCCACCAttatgatcatcatcatcatcaacatcatcatgatcatcatcatcactcCCCACGACAACCACTACCATATTTGTTCCAGCAACAGAGTGGCTTGGTTGTAACTAATATAGAAAATAAGAAGACTctctttgctattttttattgATTCCTAATACCTATACacattttggggtacatgtgatattttgttacatggatcaAATGTATAATGATAAAGTCATGATATTAGGAAATTTAGGGCCTTCATCACcttgagcatttatcatttctctctttgttggaaaaattttaattcctctcttctagctattttgaaaaatacaatatgttGCTGtaaactgtagtcaccctactctgctgtcaaatattaaaacttactccttttttaaaattttttattatactttaagttctggtgcATGTtcagaacgtgtaggtttgttacataggtatacatgtgccatggttgtttgctgaacccatcaacccattatctatattaggtatttctcttagtgctatccctcccataGCCCctcactccccaacaggccccagtgtgtgatattcccctccctgtgtccatgtgttctcattgttcaactcccacttatgagtaagaacatgcggtgtttggttttctgttcttgtgttagtttgctgagaatgatggtttccaccttcatccatctccctgcaaaggacatgaactcatcctcttttatggctgcagagtattccacggtgtatatgtgccacattttctttatccaatctatcattgatgggcatttgggttggttccaagtctttgctattgtgaatagtgccacaataaacatacgtgtgcatgtgtctttacagtagagtgatttataatcctttgggtatatacccagtaatggtattgctggatcaaatggtatttctgtttctagatccttgagaaattgccacactgtctgccacaatggttgaactaatttacactcccaccaacagtgtaaaagcattcctatttctccacatcctctccagcatctgttgttttcctgactttttaataatcgccgttctaactggcctgagatggtatctcactgtggttttgatttgcattcctctaatgaccagtgatgatgagctttttttcatatgtttgttggctgcataaatgtcttcttttgagaagtgtctgttcatatccttctcccactttttgatggggttttttttttcttgtaaatttgtttaagttctttgtagattctcgatattagccctttgtcagatgggtagactgcaaaaattttctcccattctgtaggttgcctgttcactctgacgatagtttcttttgctgtgcagaagctctttagtttaattagatcccatttgtcaattttggcttttgttgccattgcttttggtgttttagtcatgaagtctttgcccatgcctatgtcctgaatggtattgcctacaaaatcaatgtgcaaaaatcacaagcattcctatacaccaataatagacagagagcaaaatcatgagtgaactctcattcacaattgctacaaaaagaataaaatacctagaaatacaacttacaagggatgtgaaggacctcttcaagtagaactacaaaccactgctcaaggaaataagagaggacacaaacaaatggtaaaacattccatgttcatggataggaagagttagtatcgtgaaaatggtcatactgcccaaagtaattaaaagattaaatgctattcccatcaagtggaaaaaactactttaaatttcatatggaactaaaaaaagagcctgcatagccaagacaatcctaagcaaaaagaacaaagctgggggcatcacactacctgacttcaaactatactacaaggctacagtaaacaaaacagcacagtactggtatcaaaacagatatatagaccaatggaacagaacagaggcctcagaaataacacatctataatcatctgatctttgacaaacaaaaCTTACTCCTTTTATGTATCTCTatgtttgtactcattaaccagtGTTCTTTCACTCTCCATCCCCTGAACACCCTTCCCTGCTTCTGGTATCTATCATGCTACTCTCTACCTTTATAGATCAGCTTTtatagctcccacatataagtgaaaacatacaatatttgtctttctttgcttgatttattttacttatcataatgacctccagttgaATCCATGTTGCTTTCAATGAcaggattccattctttttattacaatggaatactatttctTTGCATGTATAcacaatattttctttacccatttattTGTTAATGGATGCTTAGGTTAcacatctttgctattctgaatagtgctgcaataaccaTGGGAGTTTAGGCATCCTTTTCATaatctgatttctttttcctttggatagatacacAGCAGTTGGATTGTTGGAttgaatgatagttctatttttagtttttttggagaaatcttcttactgttttccatggtggctgtACTAACTTATATTCCCCCCAAGAGCATGTAAGACTTTTTCTttacatcctcttcagcacctgctattttgttttaaacttttattttaagttcaggggtacatgtgcaggtttgttatatagttaaacttgtgtcataggggtttAGCATACAGcaatttcatcacctaggtattgattctggtactcattagttattttttgtgaTCCTTTCCTTCCCCATAACCACCACCCTGTGGTAGGCTCCATTGTCTGcagttcccctctatgtgtccatgtgttctcatcatttaacttgctgttataagtgaaaacatgttgtatttggttttctctttctgcattagtttgctaagcataatggcctccagctccatccatgaaCCTGTAAAGGACACAGTCTCATttcttcttatggctgcatagtatttcatggtatatatgtaccactttttctttatctagtctatcatcaATGGGCACTTAGTTTGATTCtatgtttttgctattatgaatagtgctgcaatgaacataacacattcatgtgtctttatgatagaatggtttatattcctctaggtatataccaagtaatgggattgctggttttAATGGCAGTTCTTCAATTTTAGTTCCTTGAGTAATTGCTACCCTGtattccacaatgtttgaactaatttacacttccaccaacagtatataagcatttattttctctacaacctctctagcaccttttatatttttttttgactttttaaaagccatctgactggtgtgagactgtatctcattgtggttttgatttgcatttctccagtgaTCCGTGACATTGAACTTTTTTTCACatgcttcttggccacatgtatgtctccttttgaaagTGTCTGTTCCTGTCTTTTGTTCACTTTTCAAAGGGGctgtttatttttcatgtaaatttgttcaaattccttatagatgctggatattagacgttTATAAGATGTGTAGCTTgcagtattttcagtagagatggggtttcactgtattatagtgctataaatttccctcttaacactgctttagctgtgtcccagagattttgatattttgtagctTAAgaacttattgatttttttccttaatttgattatt is a window encoding:
- the LOC101130182 gene encoding small proline-rich protein 2F codes for the protein MSYQQQQCKQPCPPPPVCPTPKCPEPCPPPKCPEPCPPSKCPQSCPPQQCQQKCPPVTPSPPCQPKCPPKRK